The genome window CCCCCCAGCCCCGGCAACCATGTGTTTGACAAATCTCTCGTGCCCCGGCACATCCACGATTCCGATCCGTTCTCCACTGGGCAGATCTAGGTAGGCAAACCCCAACTCTATGGTGATTCCGCGCTCCTTTTCCTCCTTCAGCCTGTCGGTGTCTATCCCGGTGAGGACCTTCACCAGGACCGTCTTCCCGTGGTCTATATGGCCAGCCGTCCCCAAGATGATCTGCTTCATCCCATGTCCCCTTTTGCCAAAGTGTATGTCACCAGCCTCAGCTATGTCAAGCAAAGGGATATGTCTATGAGAGGTTTCAAAGGGTTTGTCTTTCACTAGAACCCTGGGTCCCTAGATCCCTGGAACCCTCAAAGTCCTTTTCTTTTTTGAGCACCACCCAGTCCGTACTGCCCCTCTCCATCTCCTGGCAGAATTTGCGGTAGAGGGGGTAGTCCTCCAGGGGGATGGTGGTGGTCTTCCTTATCCGTTCTCCTTGATAGAATATCTTACCCTCCTCGTACCGATAACTGGAGCAAAAGTCAAAATAGGGGGTCTTTATCTCCACCGGTTTAGGCAGGTAATAGACCCCATATCCATCTGGGAGGTCTACCTCCACTTCATTTCTGAGGAAGTGGACGGAGCAAAGCTCTATGGGGTATTTGCGTCCTTCCTTGACAGGGGTAAGGCAGCTATATGACACGCCAGGCAACTGAAATATCAGGAGATCTCCCGCCCTTTTACAGTAGTCTTCAGCGATAAATCGGTATGTCTTGGTGAAGGGCCTCTTAAAATCAAAGGGATCGGAGATGCTGCAATCGATCAGTTTTGCCCCGGGGTGAAGGGCGCTTGCAGCCCCCTCAAATATCTCTCTCAATTCGGTGGGACCACAATCCATGTAGGTCGCCCGGTTGTATGCCCCTACATCGCCAAAGTCCAGGGACCTTTTTTCGACCTCTATAGAGCCATCAGGACCGATTCTAATGGTTTGCCTGTAAAGGACTCCATTTTCCCGGGGCCTAGCCAGGGGGGTGCGGGTGAAGATCCCTTGCTGGCCCTTAAAGAGGAGGGCATCCCGATCTTGATCCTCACTTGGGAGATAGTCAAAGGGATAGGTCTCCCCGGTGGGGTCGAGGAACTGATATTTCCTCTCCCCTTCGATGGCGACGATACAGTGATTGAACTGAAAGGGGTAGGGGAAGTCTTTGATCAATCTTCCCACCCCACGTGTGGGGATCAACACATAGTAGGCAGGGACTCCAGCCGCCTTAAGCATGCTTATCAGAAGGGTGCTTTTGTCCTTACAATCTCCATACTTGTTTTCGAACACCTCCCGGGCCGGGGTCGGTTCGTATCCAGACTTTCCTAGATTGATGGAGACATATCTGATCTCAGTCTCAACATAATAGAAGAGGGCCTCTGCCTTCTCACCAGGGTCTTTTAGGCCCCCTGTCAACTCGGCAACCTTTTCCCGTATGGCCTCATCGGGTTCAATCTTGTCATCCTTCAGTCTGTTCCACCAGGAGAAGAAGTCCTTCCAAGAGCGGACAGTGGTGCCCTGGATGTTAAAGGCGATCTCCGAAAAAGGAGGCATGTTATACTCGGGCATGATCTGGGGGATATTTCTGTATTCCCATAGAAAGACCTTCTTACCTCCCTCATGATAGGTCTTGGGGGATGTGGCAAACTCCTTTAAGGGGTTTCTGATGTAATACCTCAGATCCATATCCTCGGGGGCAATGACCTTGAACCTGGAGAGAAAGGCCGGTTCGTAACCCTGGAAATAGAACCTGCTTGCATATTCTCCCTCCATTGTGGGGCGCCTTTTCTCTATTACTACCTTGTAATCAATAATGGAGCCAACCACTATCCCAGGAAGGGAAAAGGTCAATATTTTGTACTCACCGTATGAGGGGTAATTGCTGTAGGGGGTTGCCATTGTTACTACGTCATCCTTCATGGGAAGGATTTCTCCCTCTGGGGTAATGGTCCTGGCGTATTCGACAAAGATGTTCTCGCGGCGGGAATTGTAGCCGATCTCCACGTTGGCGTATCCCTTCCCCCCTTCCTTGATCACCTTGAAGACCGTGTGCAGGGTGGATCTACAGGTGCGCTGAGCGAGGACTTCGTCCACTTTTTCGTCCAGGACCACGATGACTGAGGCATCGGGATAGAACTCATCCGGAGGGAGGATCTCTAGGAGGTGGATTACCTCATCATCTATCATCCCTTTTAGTTTAGAGAAATCAAGGGCTGGTGAGGAAAGAGGGACGGAGATTAGAATTAAAGGGAGAAGAAAGAAAAGAAGTATTTTCCTTGTCTTTTTCATGAGGGGCCCTTATGTTAATCAATTTTTATAAAATTTAGAGAAAATTGTAAACTATTTTTTGATAAATTTAGCCTGGCAAAAATAATGGTGATGGATCAAGCTCCTTAAGGGTAATACCTCAGTCTTGGGGGGAATGGGTTTCAAAGTGCCTCCCCCCTTGCAAGTGAGGCATTACTCCTTAAGGATAGCTTGTACTTGACAGAAATTAAAGCTAACTGTTAAAATCGTTCCGCACTATGAAGCAAGAAAAGACGTCTTCCATTGTCCCTTCCGATTGCGGTAAAAAGGACATCTGTACCGGGTGCTGGTCTGGTTTGTTATATCCTTTCAGACCCATCAGTAGACAAAGATGAAGAAACGTCCTTACTTCAAATTCCCCGTTTTCAAGCGTCGCTGTATCATCATGGGGGATGAAGATGAGGTTCAGGCGATAGAGGCCTTTCTCGCCGACTATCCCGTTTTTGATGTGGTGCATTTCACGAATCCCCATGGAATACCGGTTTCAGCGGGGAGGCCAAGGAGCTTGTATTCCTCATTGATTCACTTGAGCTGGATGAAATCATCCTTGGCAAAACAACCGATCTGGGCCCAGAAACGAGAGATGCCCTCCTTACGTGCAGGGAGCAAAGGGTGGCAATTACCCCCTTTCCCCTTATTTACGAGGGTCTGACAGGGCGTATCCCTGTGGATTTTATAGGTGAGCGATGATGGCGCGCAGGAGCGCGGGATATATCCCGTGGCCAAGAGGCTCTGTGATATCACAGGGGCTGCCCTGGGGCTTGTGGGGTTTGGGCTCCTTTCCCCTTTTATTGCCCTGGCCATAAAACTCGATTCCCCAGGACCCATCTTCTATCGACAGACACGGGTAGGCAGGGGAGGCAAGACCTTTGTTATCAGGAAACTGCGCACCATGGTAGCGGATGCTGAAAAAGAAGAAGACTTCTGGTCAAATCACACTGATCCCAGGGTGACCCGGGTAGGCCGCTGGTTGCGCAAAACAAGGCTTGACGAGGTCCCCCAGTACTGGAGGATCCTCAAGGGCGAGATGAGCATCGTGGGTCCCAGGCCAGAACGTCTCAATGTTGTAAAAAGGCTTGAGAAGGAGCTCCCCCTTTACCACCTGCGTTACATCGCAAAACCAGGGTTGGTAGGCTGGGCCATGGTTAATCGCGGTTATATGTGCAGCTTTGAGGATGCCAAGGTGAGGCACGAATATGACCTATACTACGTAAAGCACCGGTCCTTCTGGTTTGATGCATTGATTTTTCTTAGGGCCTTTTGGCACTTGCTCACGATGAGGGGAAGGTGATGATCGCTGTTATTGGTGCTTCGAGTAGCGGGATTTTTGCTGCATGGCGCCTGGCACAGGAGGGTCATCCGGTACAGCTCTATGAAAAGGAGCCTGCCTTTCAGCCCTATGCCCGAAGGCTTATCGTGACCTCTTTGCTCTTTCAGTTCCTATCCCTCCCTGAGGATTTGATCCTCCATCAGATAGATGCCTTCGAGTTCATCGCTGATGGGTACCGAGGTCATATTCAGCTCAAAAGCCCTGATCTGATCCTAGAGCGCAGAGACCTCATCCAGTGGCTTGCAACAAAGGCGCAAAAAAGCGGGGTGGAATTAAGGGGGGATGGGTCTTTTCCGGCCTCAGCGAGGAAGTAAATGAGGTGAGGGTCAGGCTGCGCCACGCATCGACAGGACAACAGGAGGAGGTCTGCCCTTCTATCCTCATCAGTGCCGATGGGGCAGAGGGTTCAGTGGGGAAGACCCTGGGTCATCGACTGCCCACGGTCTCGCTGCTTCAGGCAAAGATCACCCTTCCTCAAGATCATCCCCCAAACCTTGCCCGGATCTTGTTTAAGAGGGAGATAACGCCCTATTTCTTCTGGCTTTTCCCTGATTCCCCGCACACCGGCATTGTAGGGGTCATCATGGATAATGGGGATGGGGTTAGGCAGGCCCTGGATGGGTTTATCCACCAGATGGAGTGTGAGCCGCTTGAGTACCAGGAGGGGTATACGTCCCTGTACATGCCCGATTTTAGACCGGAGCTAAAAAGGGGAGGACTACATATCTTCTTTGTGGGCGATGCTGCAGGGCAGGTGAAGGCCACCACCGTGGGGGGGACGGTTGCAGGCCTTCGAGGGGCAGAGGCCTGTGTCAGGGTGATCAATAAAGGGACCTCTTATTGGCAGGAGCTTTCCCCTCTGAGAAGGGAACTCAGGGTCCATTCTTTAATTCGGAGGTTTTTGAACCCTCTGGATGATGGGGATTACGGGAAGGTCTTATCCTCTGTTGACGGGAAGGGGTCTTTTCCCGGCCGCTTTTCCCGCGATGAAATATCCTCTCATCTCATTCCTCTTCTCCTGAAACACCCTCGCTTTTCCTTCACGATATTAAAAGCTATGACAAAGGGCATGTAAAGGCGTAAAGCGTAAGGGGTGATACGTAACGGGTAGATAGTTATTGGTTTTGGGTTATTGGTTTTGAGTTAAACTTGATAATTCCCTGTGGCTTGCCACAGGGTTACCTTAGGTAGTAGTCTTGCCATGTGGTTAAGGAGGAAGAAAAAAGGGGTGAGGTAAAGAAAGGGTATCGTTGGGCATGGCAGATACATTATCACGTAGTGTTTCCGGTGAAGTATAGGAGGGCATTGTTGGAAGAGGATGTGGTGGAGATAATAAAAGAGACAGCACGGGGAATACAAGAGAGCAAGAGAGGTATGCAATAGAGTTTGAAGCCTTGGGGATGGATAGAGACCATATTCATATACTTTGCAGTGCACATCCAAAGCTAGCTCCTGGTGAGATAGTAAGGATATTCAAGGGCATAACAGCGAGGGAGATTTTCAGGAGGGAACCGACGATAAAGAAGGAATTATGGGGAGGAGAGTTTTGGACAGATGGATATTATGTTGCGACTGTAGAGGAGAGGGCAGACTGGGGGACAGTGGAGAGATACATAAAAAGACAAGGCAAACCAAGAGAGGAATTGAGGCAACTGAAATTATTTGATTGATACCCTGCGGCTTGCCGCAGGGTTATTCATTAAATTATTTGATTGATACCCTGCGGCTTGCCGCAGGGTTATTCATTGATCACTACCCTCAGCTTACCAGAGAGGATATACACGCCGCTCTGGCCTATGCGGCAGAGCTGTCCCACGAAAGTATCTGGAAAACCGCAGTGCCTGCATGAAGCTGAAGCTGGATGAGAACCTGTCCCGTCATCTGACTAGGGGGTATTTCACGTTCAGCATTTCCCGATTTCAATGAGAATATTTGGTTGACTAAAGGTATATTTTAGGTATAATAATTATATCGTGGAGTTTGAATTCGACGCAAAGAAAAGCCATGGTAATAAGGAAAAGCATGGGATCGACTTTTTCGAAGCGCAGGCACTCTGGGACGATCCTGATTTAATTGAAATTCCGGTAAAAACAAGCGATGAACCAAGATTTTTGGTAATCGGAAAGATTTCAGGAAAACATTGGTCAGGAGTTATTACGTATCGGGGTGAAAAGATAAGAATCATTTCGGTGCGGCGATCTAGGAAAGAGGAGGTAGACATATATGAAAGCTAAGGAATTTGATAAGGAATTTGATGAAGGCAAGGACATTTCCAAACACCTTGATATGTCAAAAGCGAGGAGACCGGAGCAGGAGCAGAAAAGAGTAAATGTAGATTTTCCGATGTGGATGATTAACTTATTGGATAAAGAAGCAAGACGGTTAGGTGTGCCCCGACAATCCATTATCAAAGTCTGGGTCGCTGAGCGACTTGAAAAGGCATCTTGAACTTGGTTATTCCCTGTAGCTTGCTACAGGGTTATCTTATCTTTTCTTCCCCCTCGATGGGGGAGGGTAGGTGGGGGTGATTCTAGGTGTCTTTTTCTCACCCTCCCCTTTATCCCCTCCCATCAAGGGAGGGGATAATAAGATACCCCGCAGCTTGCTGCGAGGTTCATTGTGGCATTGAATGTCTTGGTGAGGCGTTGTATTCTTATACATTGATGAGTCCGGCGAAATTGGTATGTTGACCTACCGCGCTGAATCTGACTTCTTGCAATGCTTCTCATTTAATCCC of Deltaproteobacteria bacterium contains these proteins:
- a CDS encoding BrnT family toxin codes for the protein MVEFEFDAKKSHGNKEKHGIDFFEAQALWDDPDLIEIPVKTSDEPRFLVIGKISGKHWSGVITYRGEKIRIISVRRSRKEEVDIYES
- a CDS encoding DUF433 domain-containing protein, which encodes MIPCGLPQGYSLNYLIDTLRLAAGLFIDHYPQLTREDIHAALAYAAELSHESIWKTAVPA
- a CDS encoding DUF3857 domain-containing protein — its product is MIDDEVIHLLEILPPDEFYPDASVIVVLDEKVDEVLAQRTCRSTLHTVFKVIKEGGKGYANVEIGYNSRRENIFVEYARTITPEGEILPMKDDVVTMATPYSNYPSYGEYKILTFSLPGIVVGSIIDYKVVIEKRRPTMEGEYASRFYFQGYEPAFLSRFKVIAPEDMDLRYYIRNPLKEFATSPKTYHEGGKKVFLWEYRNIPQIMPEYNMPPFSEIAFNIQGTTVRSWKDFFSWWNRLKDDKIEPDEAIREKVAELTGGLKDPGEKAEALFYYVETEIRYVSINLGKSGYEPTPAREVFENKYGDCKDKSTLLISMLKAAGVPAYYVLIPTRGVGRLIKDFPYPFQFNHCIVAIEGERKYQFLDPTGETYPFDYLPSEDQDRDALLFKGQQGIFTRTPLARPRENGVLYRQTIRIGPDGSIEVEKRSLDFGDVGAYNRATYMDCGPTELREIFEGAASALHPGAKLIDCSISDPFDFKRPFTKTYRFIAEDYCKRAGDLLIFQLPGVSYSCLTPVKEGRKYPIELCSVHFLRNEVEVDLPDGYGVYYLPKPVEIKTPYFDFCSSYRYEEGKIFYQGERIRKTTTIPLEDYPLYRKFCQEMERGSTDWVVLKKEKDFEGSRDLGTQGSSERQTL
- a CDS encoding CopG family transcriptional regulator, which encodes MKAKEFDKEFDEGKDISKHLDMSKARRPEQEQKRVNVDFPMWMINLLDKEARRLGVPRQSIIKVWVAERLEKAS
- a CDS encoding sugar transferase → MSDDGAQERGIYPVAKRLCDITGAALGLVGFGLLSPFIALAIKLDSPGPIFYRQTRVGRGGKTFVIRKLRTMVADAEKEEDFWSNHTDPRVTRVGRWLRKTRLDEVPQYWRILKGEMSIVGPRPERLNVVKRLEKELPLYHLRYIAKPGLVGWAMVNRGYMCSFEDAKVRHEYDLYYVKHRSFWFDALIFLRAFWHLLTMRGR